A portion of the Parasedimentitalea marina genome contains these proteins:
- the argC gene encoding N-acetyl-gamma-glutamyl-phosphate reductase, which yields MAHKIAILGASGYTGAELVRLISQHPAIEIVALSADRKAGLEMAQVFPHLRHLILPTLCKIDEIDFSQIDLCFCALPHKTSQDVILALPKTLKIVDLSADFRLRSLSEYEKWYGNPHSAPDLQAEAVYGLTEFYRDDIAAARLVAGTGCNAAAGQFALRPLVSAGVIDLDDIILDLKCAVSGAGRSLKEGLLHAELSEGYNAYAVGGTHRHLGEFDQEFSILAGRPVQIQFTPHLMPANRGILATAYVKGDAQNIHNTFAAAYGDEPFIDLLPLGESPSTHHVRGSNFCHIGVTADRIKGRAIIVAALDNLTKGSSGQALQNANLMLGEDETTGLMMAPLFP from the coding sequence ATGGCCCATAAAATAGCTATTCTGGGCGCCAGTGGGTATACTGGTGCTGAATTGGTGCGGTTGATTTCACAACATCCGGCCATTGAAATTGTTGCCCTATCTGCCGACCGTAAGGCCGGTCTGGAAATGGCGCAGGTTTTCCCGCACCTTCGGCATCTGATTTTGCCCACTCTGTGCAAAATTGACGAGATTGATTTCTCCCAAATTGATCTGTGCTTTTGCGCTTTGCCCCATAAGACCAGCCAGGACGTCATTTTGGCGCTGCCGAAGACCCTCAAAATTGTCGATCTGTCGGCGGATTTCCGTTTGCGGAGCCTGTCTGAGTACGAAAAATGGTATGGCAACCCACATAGCGCGCCGGATCTGCAGGCGGAGGCAGTTTACGGGCTGACCGAATTCTACCGCGATGACATTGCGGCGGCGCGTCTGGTTGCGGGTACGGGATGCAACGCGGCGGCTGGCCAGTTTGCCTTGCGGCCTTTGGTCTCTGCCGGGGTGATCGATCTGGATGATATCATTCTGGATCTGAAATGCGCCGTGTCGGGCGCTGGTCGCTCCCTAAAAGAAGGCCTGCTGCATGCAGAGCTGAGCGAAGGCTACAATGCTTATGCGGTGGGCGGCACCCATCGGCATCTGGGCGAATTTGACCAGGAATTCTCGATCCTGGCCGGTCGCCCGGTGCAGATCCAATTCACACCCCACCTGATGCCCGCCAACCGGGGCATTCTGGCGACCGCATATGTCAAAGGCGATGCGCAAAATATCCACAACACTTTCGCCGCCGCCTATGGTGACGAGCCCTTTATAGACCTGTTGCCTCTTGGAGAATCTCCCAGCACACATCATGTCCGCGGCTCTAATTTTTGCCATATCGGTGTAACTGCAGATCGGATCAAGGGACGCGCGATCATTGTTGCGGCCCTGGATAACCTGACAAAAGGTAGCAGTGGTCAGGCCTTGCAGAACGCCAACCTGATGTTAGGTGAAGATGAAACAACCGGGCTGATGATGGCTCCACTTTTCCCGTGA
- a CDS encoding cytochrome c-type biogenesis protein, with amino-acid sequence MTNIARTWITVLAVLLNLTGPVWAVQPDEVLDDPALEERARELSKDLRCLVCRNESIDESNADLARDLRILVRERLMAGDSNAEAMDFIVDRYGEYVLLRPTASGANWVLWAAGPGMLILAVLMAGFYVRARAVPAKSTDGGLSDAEQARLKELMDE; translated from the coding sequence ATGACCAACATCGCGAGAACCTGGATCACTGTACTGGCTGTGCTACTGAATCTGACCGGCCCCGTTTGGGCGGTTCAACCGGATGAAGTGCTGGACGATCCTGCGCTTGAGGAACGGGCCCGGGAGCTGTCCAAAGATCTGCGCTGTCTGGTGTGCCGTAACGAAAGCATTGATGAAAGCAATGCGGATCTGGCCCGCGACTTGCGGATTTTGGTGCGGGAGCGTCTGATGGCCGGAGACAGCAATGCCGAGGCAATGGACTTTATCGTCGACCGCTACGGCGAATATGTGCTGCTGCGTCCAACAGCCAGTGGTGCCAATTGGGTGTTGTGGGCGGCTGGTCCGGGGATGCTAATCTTGGCTGTTCTTATGGCAGGATTCTATGTCCGTGCGCGTGCGGTCCCCGCAAAATCTACGGATGGCGGTTTAAGCGATGCTGAACAAGCCCGCCTGAAGGAGCTGATGGACGAGTGA
- a CDS encoding indolepyruvate ferredoxin oxidoreductase family protein produces MSPQDISLNDKYDLDKKSVMLNGTQALVRLMLTQKLRDSAAGLNTAGLVTGYRGSPLGSVDTMMVRAEKQLSAADVTFQYGLNEDLAATALWGSQQAEVRGEGKYDGVFGLWYGKGPGVDRSGDVIRHANMAGSSKHGGVLMAMGDDHTGESSTVLHQSEWSLMDSYLPIVSPAGVQEILDYGIYGLALSRFSGLWVGLKTMKDTIEVTSVVDGDPNRVQLVTPELELPSDGLNIRLADDRFQQEDRIIDHKRFAAEAFSHANKMDKRIWGQRGAKIGFVAAGKNWLDLTHALSLLNIDENTAERLGITTYKIGQTFPLDMKGFHDWAEGLDLIVVVEEKRKLIEVQIKEAIFDDRRGRRVYGWHKGGGAGSMHGEELFPTRYALDPIMIAEKLGQILIEEGRETDAIHAGMTALDEARRSDNAEEITSRLPYFCSGCPHNSSTKLPDGSRAYAGIGCHFMVQWMDRETTGFTHMGGEGANWIGEAPFSKRTHVFQNLGDGTYNHSGVQAIRAALAEGTTMTYKILYNDAVAMTGGQGNEGGLDASRIAHELVAMGVKTLAVVYDEKEDVVASQFPAGMRMHERSELMSVQREFETVEGVSAILYIQTCAAEKRRRRKRGLFPDPDQRVFINTDVCEGCGDCGVQSNCVSIVPAETELGRKRAIDQSSCNKDFSCVNGFCPSFLTIEGGKPRKNATAELDLPDLPEPALPSIDGTFNVIITGVGGTGVVTLGAVLAQAAQIDGKGAGMMEMAGLAQKGGAVHIHCRLANTPEDISAIRVATGEAHALIGGDLVVSAGAKTLGLTATGRTGAVVNSHEIITGDFTRDTNFTIPSDRLQLALEARLRDQLALFDATDLAKATLGDSIFSNMMVFGAAWQRGLIPLSKEALTQAITLNGAAVERNLRAFEIGRWAVLFPAEAARLSQPNVAKLPLTLDEKIAVRREKLIAFQGPRLAKRYDKMLNGISDAKLKEAVAKGYHKLLAYKDEYEVARLLLDSRAKAEVEFEGDFKLSYNLAPQILGGKDSNGRPKKRKFGPGMLRLLGLLARLKPLRGTPLDIFGYSTDRKMERALIKQYEADMKAWLPKASPENLEPLISLAELPLQIRGFGPVKHDAALNAAKRREELLAVLDQGGAQIETAAE; encoded by the coding sequence ATGAGCCCGCAAGACATATCTCTTAACGACAAATATGATCTGGATAAGAAATCGGTCATGTTGAATGGGACCCAGGCGCTGGTCCGGTTGATGTTGACGCAGAAGTTGCGCGACAGTGCAGCTGGCTTGAACACAGCAGGTCTGGTCACGGGCTATCGGGGGTCACCGCTTGGGTCTGTCGACACAATGATGGTACGCGCTGAAAAGCAATTGTCTGCTGCGGATGTGACATTTCAATATGGGCTGAACGAAGACCTTGCTGCCACCGCTTTGTGGGGCAGTCAGCAAGCTGAAGTGCGCGGCGAGGGCAAATACGACGGCGTCTTTGGTCTGTGGTATGGCAAGGGGCCGGGGGTTGATCGTTCCGGTGATGTTATTCGCCACGCCAATATGGCCGGCAGTTCCAAACATGGCGGCGTGCTGATGGCCATGGGCGATGATCACACCGGCGAAAGCTCGACCGTCTTGCACCAGTCGGAATGGTCGTTGATGGATTCCTACCTGCCGATCGTAAGTCCGGCGGGCGTTCAGGAAATCCTCGATTATGGTATCTATGGCCTCGCACTAAGCCGGTTTTCCGGCCTCTGGGTCGGATTGAAGACAATGAAAGACACAATCGAGGTCACCTCGGTTGTGGATGGCGATCCCAATCGGGTGCAGCTTGTTACACCGGAACTTGAATTGCCGTCTGACGGGTTGAACATCCGGCTTGCGGACGACCGCTTCCAGCAGGAAGACCGTATCATCGACCACAAACGGTTTGCCGCCGAGGCTTTTTCCCATGCCAACAAAATGGACAAACGCATCTGGGGGCAACGCGGTGCCAAAATTGGCTTTGTCGCAGCGGGCAAAAACTGGCTTGATCTGACCCATGCGCTATCGCTGTTGAATATCGATGAAAACACCGCCGAGCGGCTGGGGATCACCACTTACAAAATCGGCCAAACCTTTCCGCTGGATATGAAGGGGTTTCACGATTGGGCCGAAGGGCTGGATCTCATTGTTGTGGTCGAAGAAAAACGCAAACTGATCGAAGTGCAAATCAAAGAGGCGATCTTTGATGACCGTCGCGGACGCCGTGTCTATGGTTGGCACAAGGGCGGTGGTGCAGGTTCCATGCATGGCGAGGAACTGTTCCCGACCCGCTACGCGCTTGACCCGATCATGATCGCTGAAAAACTGGGCCAGATCCTGATTGAAGAGGGTCGGGAAACCGATGCCATTCATGCCGGCATGACAGCCTTGGACGAGGCCCGCCGGTCGGATAACGCAGAAGAAATCACCTCGCGGTTGCCGTATTTCTGTTCGGGTTGCCCGCATAACTCCTCCACCAAACTCCCCGATGGTTCGCGCGCCTATGCCGGCATTGGGTGTCACTTTATGGTGCAATGGATGGACCGCGAAACCACCGGGTTCACCCATATGGGCGGCGAAGGGGCTAATTGGATCGGCGAGGCACCGTTTTCCAAGCGAACCCATGTGTTCCAGAACCTCGGCGACGGCACCTACAACCACTCAGGCGTGCAGGCGATCCGTGCCGCATTGGCTGAGGGCACCACCATGACCTATAAGATCCTGTACAATGATGCTGTGGCGATGACAGGCGGGCAGGGCAACGAGGGCGGGCTGGACGCCAGCCGCATCGCCCACGAGCTGGTCGCCATGGGCGTCAAAACGCTGGCCGTGGTCTATGATGAGAAAGAAGACGTGGTCGCCAGTCAGTTCCCGGCTGGCATGCGGATGCACGAACGCAGCGAGCTGATGAGCGTCCAGCGCGAATTTGAGACAGTCGAGGGCGTCTCGGCAATCCTGTACATCCAGACCTGCGCCGCCGAAAAACGCCGCCGCCGCAAGCGGGGATTGTTCCCGGATCCGGATCAGCGGGTGTTCATCAACACTGACGTCTGCGAGGGCTGCGGCGATTGCGGCGTCCAGTCAAACTGTGTGTCGATAGTTCCGGCTGAAACCGAGTTGGGGCGCAAACGGGCGATTGATCAATCTTCCTGCAACAAAGATTTCTCCTGTGTGAATGGGTTTTGTCCATCATTCTTGACGATCGAGGGCGGTAAGCCTCGCAAAAATGCTACTGCCGAGTTGGACTTGCCGGATCTACCAGAGCCGGCGCTGCCGAGTATTGATGGCACGTTCAACGTGATCATTACCGGCGTTGGTGGCACGGGTGTGGTTACTCTTGGCGCAGTACTGGCGCAGGCGGCGCAGATCGATGGCAAGGGGGCTGGCATGATGGAAATGGCCGGCCTGGCTCAAAAAGGCGGCGCCGTGCACATTCACTGCCGTCTGGCCAATACACCTGAAGATATCAGCGCCATTCGTGTCGCCACCGGCGAGGCCCATGCGCTGATTGGTGGCGATCTGGTGGTCAGTGCCGGTGCCAAGACGCTTGGATTAACGGCGACCGGACGCACTGGAGCAGTAGTCAACAGTCACGAAATTATCACTGGTGACTTTACCCGTGACACCAATTTCACCATTCCTTCGGATCGGTTGCAGCTGGCATTAGAGGCACGTTTGCGGGACCAGCTGGCACTGTTCGACGCCACCGATCTGGCCAAAGCGACATTGGGAGATTCGATCTTTTCCAACATGATGGTCTTTGGGGCCGCTTGGCAGCGCGGCTTGATCCCGCTGAGCAAGGAGGCGCTGACGCAGGCCATCACACTGAACGGTGCCGCGGTCGAACGAAACTTACGCGCTTTTGAAATAGGCCGATGGGCCGTGTTGTTCCCGGCCGAGGCCGCGCGCCTAAGCCAGCCCAATGTGGCGAAACTGCCATTGACGTTGGACGAAAAGATTGCTGTGCGCCGGGAAAAACTGATTGCCTTTCAGGGTCCTCGATTGGCAAAGCGATATGACAAAATGCTAAATGGGATCAGTGATGCCAAGCTAAAAGAGGCCGTCGCCAAGGGCTATCACAAGCTGCTCGCCTATAAGGATGAATATGAGGTCGCCCGTTTGCTGCTGGACAGTCGCGCCAAAGCTGAAGTGGAGTTTGAGGGCGATTTCAAACTGTCCTACAACCTCGCACCGCAAATTTTGGGTGGAAAAGACTCCAACGGCCGTCCCAAGAAACGCAAATTCGGCCCCGGAATGCTGCGTCTGCTTGGCCTGTTGGCCCGGCTGAAACCCCTGCGTGGCACACCGTTAGACATCTTTGGATATTCGACTGATCGCAAGATGGAACGGGCCCTGATCAAGCAATATGAGGCGGATATGAAGGCTTGGTTACCCAAAGCCAGCCCTGAAAACCTGGAGCCGCTCATTTCTTTGGCTGAACTGCCTTTGCAGATTCGAGGATTTGGCCCGGTCAAACATGACGCTGCGCTGAATGCGGCCAAACGACGCGAGGAGCTGTTGGCTGTGTTGGATCAGGGCGGTGCGCAGATCGAAACCGCTGCGGAATGA
- a CDS encoding holin-associated N-acetylmuramidase, with translation MPTVLQIAEDIVAREGGYVNDPDDPGGATNFGVTLATLQRLGLDVTRDGRVGVADVRALTRTQAVDIFIEHYFTAPQISDLPVLLQPSVFDMYVNAGSNAVKILQRLLKDMGYEVVVDGVIGPQTAAAAKTAGVVDVVALKDAYGIARRNYYFRIADRRVASRKYARTRAGGKGGWIKRAEEFLSPHYHLSDQAFRARVAAWG, from the coding sequence ATGCCAACTGTGCTACAGATTGCCGAAGATATCGTCGCTCGTGAAGGCGGTTATGTGAACGACCCCGATGATCCGGGCGGCGCAACCAATTTCGGGGTGACGCTTGCGACGCTGCAGCGCTTGGGGCTGGACGTGACACGGGATGGGCGGGTCGGAGTGGCAGACGTGCGGGCCCTAACCCGGACCCAGGCAGTGGACATTTTCATAGAGCACTACTTTACCGCACCGCAGATTTCAGATCTTCCGGTTCTGCTGCAACCTTCGGTGTTTGACATGTATGTAAATGCAGGCAGCAATGCGGTGAAAATTCTGCAACGGCTGTTGAAAGATATGGGCTATGAGGTGGTGGTGGATGGGGTGATTGGGCCCCAGACAGCTGCAGCGGCAAAAACGGCCGGTGTGGTAGATGTGGTGGCTCTGAAAGACGCCTATGGAATCGCACGGCGGAACTATTATTTCCGGATCGCCGACCGCCGTGTGGCCAGCCGAAAATACGCGCGAACCCGAGCAGGCGGCAAAGGTGGCTGGATCAAACGCGCCGAAGAGTTTCTGTCACCGCATTATCACCTGAGCGATCAGGCCTTTCGCGCACGGGTGGCGGCATGGGGATGA
- a CDS encoding heme lyase CcmF/NrfE family subunit → MITELGHFALILAFLIAIVQMVVPLIGAHKRWPGWMAVAEPTAQAQFLFTAFSFAALTWAFVTSDFSLRLVVENSHSAKPMLYKISGTWGNHEGSMLLWVLIVSLFGALASLFGNSLPPTLRARVLAVQASIGVAFFAFILFTSNPFLRMVVPPFDGQDLNPLLQDPGLAFHPPFLYLGYVGLSMAFSFAIAALIEGRVDAAWGRWVRPWTLAAWVFLTIGIALGSWWAYYELGWGGFWFWDPVENASFMPWILATALLHSAIVVEKRESLKSWTILLAILAFSFSLVGTFIVRSGLLTSVHAFATDPVRGVFILYILAIFTGGALTLFATRAQAMEAKGVFGVVSRESMLVVNNVLLAVSCFVVFFGTLWPIVAEMVFDRKLSVGPPYFNAAFTPFMVVLGLVMPVGAMLPWKRGKFGRTAWSLRYVFVLAVALGVTAWAMQTGRSVLGPVGLFLGSWMVFGSVLDLWSRTGRTARVGVTGRLARLGRLPRADWGKAFAHGGLGVTMFAIAGLTAWEQEDIRVAYVGQPYDVGAYTLTLEDVGRSRGPNYFSTTGSVRVTKADQFVATMRPEKREYPVTRMPTTEAAIDYRLLRDLYVVIGDRQADGGWVMRTYIKPLANWIWGGCLLMALGGFLSLSDRRYRVAAGARKTQVTGVPAE, encoded by the coding sequence ATGATTACAGAACTCGGACACTTCGCCCTCATCCTCGCCTTTTTGATTGCTATCGTTCAGATGGTCGTGCCCTTGATCGGCGCCCATAAACGATGGCCCGGATGGATGGCTGTTGCCGAGCCGACAGCACAGGCGCAGTTCCTGTTTACCGCCTTTTCCTTTGCCGCATTGACCTGGGCCTTTGTGACTTCTGATTTCTCGTTGCGGTTGGTGGTGGAAAACAGCCACTCGGCGAAGCCCATGCTGTATAAAATCAGCGGCACATGGGGCAATCACGAGGGCTCGATGCTGTTGTGGGTGCTGATCGTGTCGCTGTTTGGCGCGTTGGCCTCGCTGTTTGGCAATAGCTTGCCGCCAACGCTGCGGGCGCGTGTCTTGGCGGTGCAGGCTTCGATTGGAGTGGCGTTCTTTGCCTTTATCCTGTTCACCTCGAACCCGTTTTTGCGCATGGTCGTGCCGCCGTTTGACGGTCAGGATCTGAACCCATTGCTGCAGGATCCGGGCCTGGCCTTTCACCCACCGTTTTTATACCTCGGCTATGTTGGCCTGAGCATGGCATTCTCATTCGCCATTGCGGCCCTGATCGAGGGGCGCGTCGATGCCGCTTGGGGGCGCTGGGTTCGGCCCTGGACCCTGGCGGCCTGGGTCTTTTTGACCATTGGCATCGCTCTGGGCAGTTGGTGGGCTTATTATGAACTGGGTTGGGGCGGATTTTGGTTCTGGGATCCGGTTGAAAATGCGTCCTTTATGCCGTGGATACTGGCCACAGCACTGCTGCACAGCGCCATTGTGGTCGAGAAACGCGAGTCGCTGAAAAGCTGGACCATTCTGTTGGCTATTCTGGCGTTCAGCTTTTCGCTGGTCGGGACGTTTATCGTGCGCTCCGGGCTGCTGACGTCGGTGCATGCCTTTGCCACCGATCCAGTGCGCGGGGTCTTCATTCTGTATATTTTGGCGATATTCACCGGCGGAGCGCTGACCCTGTTCGCCACCCGCGCTCAGGCGATGGAGGCCAAGGGCGTGTTTGGCGTTGTCAGCCGGGAAAGCATGCTGGTGGTCAACAACGTGCTTTTGGCGGTGAGCTGTTTTGTGGTGTTCTTTGGCACCCTTTGGCCAATCGTCGCCGAAATGGTTTTCGACAGAAAGCTGAGTGTCGGCCCGCCTTATTTCAACGCAGCCTTTACGCCGTTTATGGTGGTGCTTGGACTGGTGATGCCGGTTGGGGCGATGCTGCCGTGGAAACGTGGCAAATTTGGTCGGACGGCCTGGTCTTTGCGTTATGTGTTTGTGTTGGCTGTCGCCCTTGGTGTGACGGCCTGGGCCATGCAGACAGGACGATCCGTGTTGGGGCCAGTGGGGTTATTCCTAGGTTCGTGGATGGTCTTTGGTTCGGTCCTTGATCTATGGTCGCGCACTGGCCGCACAGCGCGCGTTGGCGTGACCGGGCGCCTTGCGCGGCTTGGTCGCTTACCGCGGGCGGATTGGGGCAAAGCGTTTGCACATGGCGGTCTTGGCGTCACCATGTTTGCCATAGCCGGGCTCACCGCCTGGGAGCAAGAGGACATTCGAGTTGCCTATGTTGGACAGCCGTATGACGTGGGCGCCTATACCCTGACACTAGAAGACGTCGGACGCAGCCGTGGACCAAACTATTTCTCAACGACAGGCTCTGTACGGGTTACCAAGGCTGACCAGTTTGTCGCCACTATGAGGCCAGAGAAACGCGAGTACCCGGTAACACGCATGCCAACCACCGAAGCGGCCATCGATTACCGGCTGTTGCGGGATCTGTATGTGGTGATTGGGGATCGGCAGGCGGATGGAGGCTGGGTCATGCGGACCTATATTAAGCCGCTGGCCAATTGGATTTGGGGCGGCTGCCTGCTGATGGCGCTGGGTGGCTTTCTGTCGCTGAGTGATCGCAGGTATCGGGTTGCCGCTGGCGCCCGGAAGACCCAAGTCACGGGGGTCCCTGCGGAATGA
- the ccmE gene encoding cytochrome c maturation protein CcmE yields the protein MKTLKKRRRIQIVLVSIVALAVATGLIGYALRDGINFFRAPSAVIAEPPLSSEIFRIGGLVEEGTLVKGQGEVITFSVTDGGASVPVSFTGVLPDLFEENQGMIGTGSYVNGVFIATEILAKHDESYMPKEVIDALKDQGVYVEPES from the coding sequence ATGAAAACACTGAAAAAGCGGCGGCGGATACAAATTGTTTTGGTGTCAATCGTTGCACTGGCTGTCGCTACCGGGTTGATTGGCTATGCATTGCGGGATGGGATCAATTTCTTTCGTGCCCCCAGTGCGGTGATTGCCGAACCGCCACTTTCCAGTGAGATTTTTCGGATTGGAGGCTTGGTCGAAGAGGGGACTTTGGTCAAAGGCCAGGGCGAGGTGATCACCTTTTCGGTCACTGATGGTGGTGCCTCTGTTCCTGTGTCCTTTACCGGTGTGTTGCCGGATCTGTTTGAAGAAAATCAAGGCATGATTGGCACCGGAAGCTATGTGAACGGAGTCTTTATAGCCACTGAAATTCTGGCCAAACACGACGAGAGCTATATGCCGAAAGAGGTGATAGATGCCTTGAAAGATCAGGGCGTTTACGTCGAACCGGAAAGTTGA
- a CDS encoding DUF2087 domain-containing protein, translated as MTRDVIRLTIADLSQFTKSLRGVLPEPPSHVEMLNAVALAAGYKNFQHLRAVHTPEPPVDGRKLDRALRNFDDKGRFANWPGKTSMQYMCLWAVWALIPPRTIMNEREISLCIDRLTAVKDAAQIRRSLVEMKLLNRTRDGSRYQRVEQPVPAEPRALIAALREAQRVPLPDVAFAFSRSAT; from the coding sequence ATGACCCGGGATGTAATTCGGCTGACCATTGCCGACCTGTCACAATTTACGAAATCATTGCGCGGCGTTCTGCCCGAGCCTCCAAGCCACGTTGAAATGTTGAATGCAGTGGCTTTGGCTGCGGGCTACAAGAATTTTCAACATTTACGGGCGGTCCATACACCTGAACCACCAGTAGACGGGCGAAAACTGGACCGAGCGTTGCGCAATTTCGACGACAAAGGGCGGTTTGCCAACTGGCCGGGTAAGACCAGCATGCAGTATATGTGCCTTTGGGCGGTCTGGGCCCTGATACCGCCCCGGACGATCATGAATGAGCGTGAAATCAGCCTCTGTATTGACAGATTGACAGCAGTGAAAGATGCCGCACAAATTCGACGCTCGCTGGTGGAAATGAAATTGCTAAACCGAACCAGAGATGGATCGAGGTATCAGCGGGTAGAACAACCGGTTCCAGCCGAGCCTCGGGCGTTGATTGCGGCACTGCGCGAGGCACAAAGAGTGCCTTTGCCTGACGTTGCGTTTGCCTTTTCCCGGTCGGCTACCTAA
- a CDS encoding glutamate racemase, translated as MAVGIFDSGLGGLTVLNAAQQRLPDVDFLYFGDNAHAPYGVRDAEDVFQLTRRAVETMWAHGCDLVILACNTASAAALRRMQEGGLPPGKRVLGVFVPLIEALTERQWGDNSPPREVDVKHVALFATPATVASRAFQRELAFRAIGVDVEAQSCGGVVDAIEDGDEILAEALVRSHVDALKRKMPEPQAAILGCTHYPLMEDCFQKALGPDVKVFSQGELVAESLAHYLDRHPDMMGRGAGGFLTSGDATRVSDRATQFLRREITFAAA; from the coding sequence ATGGCAGTTGGTATCTTTGATTCTGGGTTGGGCGGGCTAACCGTTCTGAATGCCGCGCAGCAACGGTTGCCGGATGTTGATTTCCTCTATTTTGGCGACAACGCCCATGCGCCTTACGGGGTGCGCGACGCCGAGGATGTGTTTCAACTGACCAGACGCGCGGTTGAAACCATGTGGGCGCATGGTTGTGACTTGGTGATTTTAGCCTGTAATACAGCCAGTGCGGCTGCTTTGCGCCGGATGCAGGAAGGTGGATTGCCTCCAGGCAAACGGGTTCTGGGGGTCTTTGTTCCGTTGATCGAGGCTTTGACCGAACGGCAATGGGGTGACAATTCGCCACCGCGCGAAGTCGACGTTAAACATGTGGCACTATTCGCCACCCCAGCAACTGTGGCAAGTCGGGCCTTCCAGCGGGAGCTGGCGTTTCGCGCGATTGGTGTGGACGTCGAAGCACAAAGCTGTGGCGGAGTGGTAGATGCCATTGAAGATGGCGATGAGATCCTGGCCGAAGCCTTGGTGCGCAGCCATGTGGATGCTCTAAAGCGCAAAATGCCTGAACCCCAGGCTGCCATTCTTGGCTGCACCCATTATCCGCTGATGGAAGACTGTTTTCAAAAGGCTCTGGGTCCTGATGTGAAAGTGTTCAGTCAAGGCGAGCTGGTGGCGGAAAGCCTGGCCCACTATCTGGACCGTCATCCCGACATGATGGGCCGCGGTGCAGGGGGCTTCCTGACCAGCGGCGACGCCACCCGTGTCAGTGATCGGGCAACTCAATTTTTGCGACGAGAAATCACCTTCGCAGCTGCTTGA
- a CDS encoding holin family protein, with protein MGMISEILSVIFGGDRNVLRETAEVFRENAEAGAVRGHGAQMAALAQMQAEFERTQRGAFDRVMDGVNRMPRPALALGTLGLLISAMANPVWFATRMQGLALVPEPLWWLLGVIVSFYFGARQQTKNQELQRDIAQNMARVPQVVQNISALRALDVASAATGGAAADEIEVVKPGENPALQTWKRASNEGGS; from the coding sequence ATGGGGATGATATCGGAAATATTGAGTGTCATTTTTGGTGGTGATCGCAACGTGTTGCGCGAAACAGCTGAAGTGTTTCGGGAGAATGCCGAGGCCGGGGCAGTGCGTGGACATGGGGCTCAGATGGCGGCTCTGGCACAGATGCAGGCTGAATTTGAAAGGACGCAAAGGGGCGCGTTTGATCGGGTGATGGACGGTGTGAACCGTATGCCTCGCCCGGCGCTGGCGCTGGGAACCTTGGGGCTGCTGATTTCGGCGATGGCAAACCCGGTGTGGTTTGCCACAAGAATGCAGGGCCTGGCACTGGTGCCCGAGCCTTTGTGGTGGTTACTGGGGGTGATTGTGTCGTTTTATTTCGGGGCGCGTCAGCAGACAAAAAATCAGGAATTGCAAAGAGATATCGCGCAAAACATGGCCCGCGTGCCGCAAGTGGTGCAGAATATCTCGGCGCTGCGTGCGCTGGACGTTGCAAGTGCCGCAACCGGGGGGGCAGCTGCTGATGAAATTGAAGTGGTGAAACCGGGTGAAAATCCGGCGTTGCAGACCTGGAAGAGGGCCAGCAACGAAGGCGGATCTTAG
- a CDS encoding enoyl-CoA hydratase-related protein, producing the protein MDYKEITYLLADGLAIVTLNRPEKMNALTSQMRAEITHALRRAGGEARAVVLTGAGTAFCSGQDLSDASNGNDLDLERTLRDEYTPMLEALYDCPVPTISAVNGPVAGAGANLALAADVVIATESAYFMQAFARIGLMPDAGGTWFLPRQMGMAKAMGAALFADKITAKQASDWGMIWEAVPDADFADKWRARATYLAKGPTKAFGAIKQSIRASSGNTLPEQLSVEAHLQGECGKSRDFLEGVTAFMEKRPAKFEGR; encoded by the coding sequence ATGGACTACAAGGAAATTACCTATTTGCTGGCGGATGGGCTGGCGATTGTAACGTTGAACCGCCCAGAGAAGATGAATGCCCTGACTAGCCAGATGCGCGCCGAGATTACCCACGCCCTGCGTCGGGCCGGTGGCGAGGCCCGGGCGGTTGTGCTGACCGGGGCAGGCACTGCCTTTTGTTCGGGCCAGGATTTGAGCGATGCCAGCAATGGCAATGACCTGGATCTTGAGCGGACCCTGCGGGATGAGTACACACCAATGCTTGAGGCGCTGTATGACTGTCCTGTACCGACCATCTCGGCGGTGAACGGACCGGTTGCGGGGGCAGGCGCCAATCTGGCCCTGGCGGCGGACGTGGTGATCGCCACCGAGAGCGCCTATTTCATGCAGGCCTTTGCCCGTATTGGCCTGATGCCGGATGCCGGTGGCACCTGGTTCCTGCCCCGGCAGATGGGCATGGCCAAAGCCATGGGCGCGGCATTGTTTGCGGATAAGATCACGGCTAAGCAGGCCAGCGACTGGGGGATGATCTGGGAAGCGGTCCCGGACGCCGACTTCGCCGACAAGTGGCGTGCACGCGCCACCTATCTTGCCAAGGGACCAACCAAGGCATTTGGCGCCATCAAACAGTCGATCCGGGCCAGCTCTGGCAACACCTTGCCGGAACAATTGTCGGTTGAGGCGCATCTTCAAGGGGAGTGCGGTAAGTCGCGCGATTTCCTTGAAGGTGTCACCGCCTTTATGGAAAAACGCCCAGCCAAGTTCGAAGGCCGCTAA